The following are encoded together in the Macadamia integrifolia cultivar HAES 741 chromosome 10, SCU_Mint_v3, whole genome shotgun sequence genome:
- the LOC122091969 gene encoding S-adenosylmethionine decarboxylase proenzyme 4-like, translating into MALSGFEGFEKRLELQFSGDDPAIGIGLRRLHFSSIEEVLAAVQCTVVSAVGNQYFDAYVLSESSLFVYPTKIIIKTCGTTQLLKSIPPLLSHAHLLGLKICSCRYTRGNFIFPKAQPFPHTSFRDEAFYLEETLPSHLCYRKASVMPSKLPLQYTWHVFSASEEDQLVMEQKNPDVFTIEVCMTELDRVLGRKFFRPTGDSNSGDVAGKEMTVLTGIGGINPGALICDFAFDPCGYSMNGMDGAHYSTIHVTPEDGYSYASFECVGSIGDDREDIGETLKKVVKVFRPAKMSVSITTCAGIEVWINVKNALETIGLNCRSYVVDEFPAMGSIVFQTFTTRRT; encoded by the coding sequence ATGGCTCTTTCTGGGTTTGAAGGTTTTGAAAAACGCCTAGAACTCCAATTCTCCGGCGACGATCCGGCCATTGGTATCGGTCTCCGGCGACTCCATTTCTCTTCAATTGAAGAGGTCTTAGCTGCTGTCCAATGCACTGTGGTCTCAGCAGTTGGAAACCAATACTTTGATGCTTATGTATTATCTGAATCAAGCCTATTTGTATACCCTACAAAGATCATCATCAAGACATGTGGGACTACCCAACTCCTCAAATCAATCCCTCCACTCTTATCTCATGCTCATCTTCTGGGTCTCAAGATTTGTAGTTGCAGATACACTAGAGGTAACTTTATATTCCCTAAAGCTCAACCTTTCCCTCATACCAGTTTCAGAGATGAAGCTTTCTACTTAGAAGAAACCTTACCCAGTCATCTTTGTTATAGAAAAGCTTCTGTTATGCCTTCTAAGCTTCCATTACAGTACACATGGCATGTCTTCTCAGCTAGTGAAGAAGATCAATTGGTCATGGAACAAAAAAACCCAGATGTGTTCACCATTGAGGTTTGCATGACAGAGCTTGATCGTGTACTTGGCCGGAAATTTTTTCGGCCAACGGGGGATAGTAACTCCGGCGATGTTGCTGGGAAGGAGATGACTGTGTTAACGGGTATTGGAGGCATTAATCCTGGTGCGCTCATTTGTGATTTCGCTTTCGACCCGTGTGGGTATTCGATGAATGGGATGGATGGGGCCCACTATTCCACGATACACGTCACACCAGAGGATGGGTACAGCTATGCAAGTTTTGAGTGTGTGGGGTCCATTGGAGATGATCGAGAAGACATCGGAGAAACGTTGAAGAAGGTGGTAAAAGTGTTCCGGCCGGCGAAGATGTCGGTGTCTATTACCACATGTGCAGGAATTGAAGTATGGATTAATGTGAAGAATGCCCTCGAGACAATTGGCTTGAATTGTCGAAGTTATGTGGTGGATGAGTTTCCGGCGATGGGGAGTATTGTGTTCCAAACATTTACAACTCGCCGGACGTAG